Proteins from a genomic interval of Capsicum annuum cultivar UCD-10X-F1 chromosome 4, UCD10Xv1.1, whole genome shotgun sequence:
- the LOC107869560 gene encoding uncharacterized protein LOC107869560 has product MPSNHLSSQKGYGSLEIFAPHLQHLHISGELLRLKCRLVNVSSLVTASLIFTISCIPDSWDEDDIKEDSCHDYHQVFRNLVLDYLQKLSSVTELIIGTWLAEVCFYVKRPYSLLDF; this is encoded by the exons ATGCCGTCAAATCATCTGTCCTCTCAAAAAG GATACGGTTCTTTGGAAATTTTTGCCCCACATCTTCAGCATTTGCATATTTCAGGAGAACTTCTTCGTCTCAAGTGTAGGCTAGTAAATGTCTCCTCTTTGGTTACTGCCAGCCTCATTTTTACCATTAGCTGTATCCCTGACAGCTGGGACGAAGATGATATCAAGGAAGACAGTTGTCATGATTATCATCAAGTTTTCAGAAACCTTGTTCTGGATTATCTTCAAAAGCTGAGTTCTGTGACCGAGCTAATAATTGGAACTTGGCTTGCTGAGGTTTGTTTCTATGTCAAGAGGCCTTATTCTCTATTGGACTTTTAG